A section of the Devosia rhizoryzae genome encodes:
- a CDS encoding site-specific integrase, which yields MASSSVSTDRAFAPVSSKEFLPPVDLGDVLITDLLEICNSERADKVMAGERIRFALVPLVKFWAGRTAAAVTRQSCEAYGKWRSRADGTVRRELGVLRASINHAHAEGRLSRKLVIHLPARPEPKERWLSKNEAARLLIAARQAPRARSYLPLFILIGLHTGARKSSITALRWDQIDLVAGLIDWQPQGRKRTKKRRPRIRIPRKLLGHLRRARLRAPSATYVIHENGSPIFDPKKSFAAACDLAGLSDVSPHVLRHTRATWGMQAGAKTWELSGFLGMTEQTLVEIYGHHHPDFQREAAELY from the coding sequence ATGGCTAGTTCATCTGTTAGCACAGATCGTGCTTTCGCGCCCGTTTCAAGCAAGGAATTTCTGCCGCCCGTTGATCTGGGCGACGTCCTAATCACCGATCTGCTCGAGATTTGTAATAGTGAACGAGCTGACAAGGTTATGGCCGGTGAGCGGATAAGGTTTGCCCTAGTGCCTCTGGTAAAGTTTTGGGCAGGCCGGACGGCGGCTGCTGTTACACGCCAAAGCTGTGAGGCTTATGGCAAGTGGCGCAGCCGCGCCGATGGTACGGTTAGGCGTGAGCTTGGAGTACTTCGCGCTTCCATCAATCATGCACATGCCGAAGGACGCTTATCCCGCAAACTTGTCATTCACTTGCCCGCTCGGCCGGAGCCCAAGGAGCGATGGCTCAGCAAGAACGAAGCAGCTCGTCTGCTGATTGCTGCCAGGCAGGCGCCCAGAGCGCGTAGTTATCTGCCGCTTTTCATCTTGATAGGGCTGCATACCGGAGCACGAAAATCCTCGATAACAGCGCTGCGTTGGGACCAGATTGATCTAGTCGCGGGCCTGATAGACTGGCAGCCGCAAGGTAGGAAGCGCACCAAGAAGCGTCGCCCGCGCATCCGAATTCCGCGTAAGCTGCTCGGACATCTTCGTCGCGCCCGCTTGCGCGCTCCAAGTGCGACCTATGTAATCCATGAGAACGGCAGTCCGATATTTGATCCAAAGAAAAGCTTTGCGGCGGCGTGTGATTTGGCGGGTCTGAGCGACGTGTCACCGCATGTTCTGCGCCATACTCGTGCAACCTGGGGCATGCAAGCGGGTGCCAAGACGTGGGAACTCTCGGGTTTCCTCGGCATGACTGAACAAACGCTTGTCGAAATCTACGGGCATCATCATCCAGATTTTCAGCGTGAAGCGGCTGAATTGTACTAG
- a CDS encoding AAA family ATPase: MPKFEAISLAVEDNDFDTADPVETEVDDKPLRPERLLVEALLKGRTAAVRAALRSTTPQVIHLVSPSAGWAHAISRAIKRSNAQVRTLTVTDVRKDRNEWIVSQVQTDLSEGLHIILSTPAAPGLLPSKVHGAIDLRLELPPIDVAGVNRAIRGFCGQRASGLVSADIERLDFLDLIFAMRPNSTARDCVRRIRALAENQRSQNIEGMKARGPRLEDLPLPAAVRGWALGCLDELSQVSAGRLDPQQLRFAVLEGPPGTGKTMIGESLARSAGWRLVPATMGGWFNDSDGNLGGVSKAIVAFFDRVLEHDYSVGFIDELDALPDRASLDARDRQWWVPIVTLFLKQIDRVRSSGKSVMIIGATNYVERLDGALLRPLRMEQRVHVPVPESEDELRAIFAYYLAPDIPASELGVVASLAHGASPAQIESWCKEARSSAHHFQSDLTVEDVIDAVAPPDDRQPDEIRAVAIHEAGHAFVATTLGIEVKHVSIIARGDSGGVTRTVPHGQMLNREHLENIVTVLMAGRAADLLLGAHGAHSGAALDIRQASSLLMRGLCDWGLYDTLGQLDPSSEAAFDFADEAVKRLLHRALKLVTQNRQQVLVLASELQAQRFLKGEAVRQILNQKMTGGAAAKPNGSLSTRKPSRASSSMQGAAK; the protein is encoded by the coding sequence ATGCCCAAATTTGAAGCTATTTCGCTCGCCGTCGAAGACAACGATTTCGACACCGCCGACCCTGTCGAAACCGAGGTGGACGATAAGCCGTTGCGGCCCGAACGTCTGCTCGTCGAGGCGCTGCTGAAAGGCAGGACCGCCGCGGTCCGTGCGGCCTTGCGCTCGACCACGCCTCAGGTCATCCACCTGGTTTCCCCCAGCGCCGGCTGGGCCCATGCCATCAGCCGAGCGATCAAGCGCAGCAACGCCCAGGTGCGGACCTTGACCGTGACCGACGTGCGTAAGGACCGGAACGAGTGGATCGTCAGCCAGGTGCAGACCGACTTGAGCGAAGGCCTGCACATCATCCTGTCCACCCCGGCAGCGCCCGGCCTTCTCCCCTCCAAGGTTCATGGTGCAATCGATCTGCGGCTCGAGCTGCCGCCGATCGATGTCGCCGGTGTCAACCGCGCCATTCGCGGCTTTTGCGGCCAGCGGGCGAGTGGTCTCGTGTCGGCGGATATCGAGCGGCTTGATTTCCTCGATTTGATTTTCGCCATGCGTCCCAACAGCACGGCGCGCGACTGTGTCAGACGCATCAGGGCCCTTGCCGAAAACCAGCGGTCTCAAAACATCGAGGGGATGAAGGCTAGGGGGCCGCGCCTCGAGGACTTGCCGCTGCCCGCCGCAGTTCGTGGCTGGGCTTTGGGCTGTCTTGATGAACTCAGCCAGGTCAGCGCAGGCAGGCTTGACCCGCAGCAGCTACGTTTTGCGGTACTCGAAGGGCCGCCGGGAACAGGCAAGACAATGATCGGGGAAAGCCTCGCGCGCTCTGCGGGGTGGCGTTTAGTTCCGGCAACAATGGGCGGATGGTTCAACGACAGCGACGGGAATCTCGGCGGTGTAAGCAAGGCCATCGTCGCCTTTTTTGACCGCGTGTTGGAACACGATTATTCCGTGGGCTTCATTGATGAACTGGACGCTTTGCCGGACCGCGCATCACTCGATGCCAGAGATCGGCAATGGTGGGTGCCGATCGTTACGCTTTTCCTCAAACAGATCGACCGGGTGCGTAGCTCGGGAAAGTCGGTCATGATCATCGGCGCAACAAATTATGTCGAACGACTCGATGGCGCTTTATTGCGGCCTTTGCGCATGGAGCAGCGCGTTCATGTACCGGTTCCCGAGAGCGAGGACGAGCTCCGAGCGATCTTTGCCTATTACTTGGCCCCAGACATCCCGGCCAGCGAACTGGGTGTTGTTGCTAGCCTTGCCCACGGCGCGTCACCGGCCCAGATCGAGAGCTGGTGCAAAGAAGCGCGATCCTCTGCCCACCATTTTCAAAGTGATCTAACGGTCGAGGATGTCATCGACGCCGTAGCCCCGCCGGACGACCGACAACCCGATGAAATCCGGGCAGTCGCTATCCACGAAGCCGGCCATGCCTTTGTCGCCACGACGCTAGGCATCGAGGTCAAGCATGTCTCGATCATTGCCCGAGGGGACAGCGGCGGCGTAACCCGCACGGTCCCACACGGGCAAATGCTCAATCGCGAGCATTTAGAGAATATCGTCACGGTCCTCATGGCCGGTCGAGCTGCCGACCTTCTGCTTGGGGCACATGGCGCTCATTCGGGCGCCGCGCTCGATATCCGGCAGGCTAGCAGTCTTTTGATGCGTGGCCTGTGCGACTGGGGTCTCTATGACACGCTTGGACAGCTCGACCCCTCTAGCGAAGCGGCCTTCGACTTCGCGGACGAAGCCGTCAAGCGGCTGCTGCATCGCGCGCTGAAACTGGTCACGCAAAATCGCCAGCAGGTTTTGGTGCTCGCGAGCGAGTTGCAGGCCCAGCGCTTCCTCAAGGGCGAGGCGGTCAGGCAAATCTTAAACCAGAAAATGACCGGCGGGGCTGCTGCGAAACCCAATGGCAGCCTTTCGACCCGCAAACCGTCCAGGGCTTCGAGCAGTATGCAGGGGGCTGCCAAATGA
- a CDS encoding TetR/AcrR family transcriptional regulator: protein MTDNRRDAIADAAIEIIATEGLRALTHRAIDGRLGYPAGSTSYYLRTRQALIEAVVSRLSTRTFDELGQEASAPAPRDADVAAKAIAALVVSMTESRPLDHLARYALRIDLVKEPDLHKLITDESPIRQRLLAAGTATLRGVGVPEPQLHAQDLVALVDDLIFDRLTNSRAAADPGRVISAYFRGLVTKKA from the coding sequence ATGACCGACAACCGCCGTGACGCCATTGCTGATGCAGCCATTGAAATTATTGCGACAGAAGGCCTGCGGGCGCTGACACACCGTGCGATCGATGGGCGGCTCGGCTATCCGGCCGGCTCGACCTCCTATTATCTGCGCACACGGCAAGCCCTGATCGAGGCGGTCGTCAGCCGGCTGAGCACGAGGACCTTCGATGAACTCGGGCAAGAAGCGTCGGCACCGGCGCCCCGTGATGCGGACGTGGCGGCAAAGGCGATTGCCGCGCTCGTCGTCTCCATGACGGAAAGCCGGCCCCTCGATCATCTGGCGCGCTATGCCCTGCGGATCGATCTCGTCAAAGAGCCCGATCTGCACAAGCTCATCACCGACGAGTCGCCGATCCGACAACGTTTGCTTGCCGCCGGCACCGCGACCTTAAGGGGCGTCGGTGTGCCGGAGCCGCAGCTCCATGCCCAGGATCTGGTTGCTTTAGTCGATGACCTGATCTTTGACAGACTGACAAACAGCAGGGCCGCCGCAGACCCGGGCCGCGTCATCAGTGCGTATTTTCGAGGCCTGGTCACTAAAAAGGCTTAG
- a CDS encoding DUF4357 domain-containing protein, with product MACAILGADRPAHNLASNDFPTVTPVPVIDGLVADPHLDLDSQIAILAAIDETGSAHLGDLMALLGDHPSPGQAIQALIREGALIVTTTGLLDAHSQVARRVTPPPRKAAAPSPQTQNKGVQHLKVVAPEPDIFFATGIDRGYFAREPRLRQRGIYLALYGNAVYVGRSGDTACRLAWGAHLRRNGLPDRIIAAVDKHQALDEAQTRTAERLAARMVIKHPDLTLLNALPAGERLAPDRYEATDRFVTAFFQRIERAGLLTIGSVQGFRTTSNTTLIETDEIEPAPEGHGAGQLFTMESCGVTANARIEDGKFWVLADSQVRRDPVPSAGRAALTDRQDLLHDGGLIPEDDHLVLTVDLAFDTLAGAGNFVAGSRVKPTIWRPLAHPAGIGPRP from the coding sequence ATGGCTTGCGCTATTCTGGGCGCGGATCGTCCCGCCCACAACCTTGCTTCGAACGATTTCCCCACCGTCACACCGGTTCCGGTCATTGATGGCCTCGTGGCCGACCCGCATCTCGATCTCGACAGCCAGATCGCCATCCTCGCCGCCATCGACGAGACCGGCTCCGCCCACCTCGGCGATCTCATGGCCCTGCTCGGAGATCATCCCAGCCCTGGCCAGGCTATCCAGGCGCTGATCCGCGAAGGCGCTCTGATCGTCACCACCACTGGTCTTCTGGACGCCCATAGCCAGGTGGCGCGCCGTGTCACTCCGCCTCCGCGGAAAGCCGCGGCGCCTTCACCGCAGACACAAAACAAGGGTGTGCAGCACCTCAAAGTAGTCGCGCCCGAGCCCGATATCTTCTTTGCCACGGGCATCGACCGCGGCTATTTCGCCCGGGAGCCGCGCTTGCGGCAGCGCGGCATTTACCTCGCGCTCTATGGCAATGCCGTCTATGTGGGCCGGTCCGGCGATACGGCCTGTCGCCTTGCCTGGGGCGCGCATTTGCGCCGTAACGGCCTGCCTGATCGCATCATCGCTGCGGTGGACAAGCACCAAGCGCTCGATGAGGCTCAGACCCGCACCGCCGAGCGGCTCGCGGCCCGCATGGTCATCAAGCACCCCGACCTGACGCTGCTCAACGCCCTCCCGGCCGGGGAACGGCTCGCACCGGATCGCTACGAGGCCACGGACCGCTTCGTCACGGCTTTCTTCCAGCGCATCGAGCGGGCAGGGCTGCTCACTATTGGTTCCGTTCAGGGGTTCCGAACCACAAGCAATACCACATTGATCGAAACCGACGAGATCGAACCTGCGCCCGAGGGGCACGGGGCGGGCCAACTCTTCACCATGGAAAGCTGTGGCGTTACCGCCAACGCCCGGATCGAGGATGGCAAGTTCTGGGTTCTGGCCGATAGTCAGGTGCGGCGCGATCCGGTGCCTTCTGCTGGCAGAGCCGCGCTCACGGATCGCCAAGATCTTCTTCACGACGGCGGTCTCATCCCAGAAGACGATCATCTGGTTTTGACCGTTGATCTGGCGTTCGACACGTTAGCCGGGGCTGGAAATTTCGTGGCTGGCTCCCGCGTCAAACCGACGATCTGGCGTCCCTTGGCGCATCCAGCTGGCATAGGTCCAAGGCCCTAA